In the genome of Quercus robur chromosome 3, dhQueRobu3.1, whole genome shotgun sequence, one region contains:
- the LOC126716615 gene encoding putative disease resistance protein RGA3 gives MAWALVSAIKDQLSSFIASEFLSIANFKGEVQKLESKFHTIQAMLNDAEKRQVKEEAVKLWLDKLKDVSYQMDDVLDEWNTAMIKAEIEKQQKDDAEKAETSSAAKKRKVWPLISVPTLLQHRDIAHKIKELNEKLDEIDREGEVYTFALTRGNEEVERPRTTSFVDVSEILGRDKVRDDLVSILLGKGSEEVRNPHVISLVGMGGIGKTTLAQLAYNDDEVKAHFEIKVWVCVSDPFNQGKVAKEIFESIKFQSPNMTTLHSETKIFESIESQSPNMTALQTLLEAICKEVEGKKFFLVLDDVWTEGSTMWEPFRLALKYAAQGSRILVTTRKSRVAEMMGSVSIINLEVLSKEDCWLVFSKIAFFDRDPKQREQLEDLGTQIVEKCKGLPLAAKTLGSLMQFKRSREEWKSILDNNFWEFEDVERSLYAPLLLSYYDLSSPLRRCFSFCAVFPKDYVFSSDELVFMWMSQGYIKPKANMEIEIIAREYFENLAIRSFFQEFEKDEDDDQIIRCKMHDIVHDFAQLISKNECFTINSDMDLGVDYKNARHLWLKIPKDIQFLESICSAKNLHTLIFVLEGGYNLFTLSQHFRCLRVLTLYCGYHSMLMGLPDAVGNFIHLRYLYLVNYYGDALPETICNLCNLQILHIKFAGGLLKLPQGMDKLINLRHFKLDCKTYRDPNINFPRGFGRLTSLRTLKYFHINGEDDRCKLGELRNLDHLKGTLQINGLENVVDQCEATNAQLKKKINLRTLKLLFHPNKWDFEEITRGMDALVLNALEPPPNLEDLSIRYYKGPTMSPWMVSLTNLKNLNFEYLFIEHFPPLGKLPVLESLRIERINRLKKLGVEFMGIEESEKKEKDDISITLFPNLIFLEIYELIEWEEWNGIGGEEEEEEEDCTRRFTIMPRLQHLSIRSCPKLKSLPNFLRTTPLQHLEIQNCQILEERYKRGTGEEWPKISHIPNIMIGYKYVQRDSREYKIDSYLKTNLK, from the exons ATGGCTTGGGCTCTTGTATCTGCTATCAAGGACCAGCTTAGTTCTTTCATTGCTTCAGAGTTCTTGTCAATTGCAAATTTCAAGGGAGAAGTCCAGAAGCTTGAAAGCAAATTCCACACCATCCAGGCAATGCTCAACGATGCAGAGAAACGGCAAGTGAAGGAGGAAGCTGTGAAGCTTTGGTTAGATAAGCTCAAAGACGTATCCTACCAGATGGACGACGTGTTGGATGAGTGGAACACTGCCATGATCAAAGCAGAGATTgagaaacaacaaaaagatGATGCAGAAAAAGCTGAAACTAGCAGTGCTGCTAAGAAAAGGAAGGTATGGCCGCTCATCTCAGTTCCTACTCTTTTGCAGCATCGTGATATTGCTCATAAGATAAAAGAACTTAATGAAAAATTAGATGAGATTGACAGAGAGGGAGAGGTGTACACGTTTGCATTGACTAGGGGCAATGAAGAAGTTGAGAGACCAAGAACGACTTCCTTTGTTGATGTGTCTGAAATTCTTGGTCGTGATAAAGTTAGGGATGATCTAGTGAGCATCCTATTGGGCAAGGGTAGTGAAGAAGTAAGAAACCCCCATGTCATCTCTTTAGTGGGCATGGGTGGTATTGGAAAAACTACTCTTGCCCAACTAGCCTATAATGATGATGAGGTGAAGGCACATTTTGAGATAAAagtgtgggtttgtgtttctgaCCCTTTCAATCAAGGCAAGGTTGCCAAGGAAATTTTTGAATCTATTAAATTTCAATCCCCCAACATGACTACTTTGCACAGTGAAACAAAAATCTTTGAATCTATTGAATCTCAATCCCCCAACATGACTGCATTGCAAACTCTATTGGAAGCAATTTGTAAAGAAGTTGAGGGAAAGAAGTTCTTTCTTGTCTTAGATGATGTGTGGACTGAAGGCTCCACAATGTGGGAGCCATTTAGACTTGCACTCAAATATGCTGCCCAAGGCAGTAGAATTCTAGTCACCACACGTAAAAGTAGAGTCGCGGAGATGATGGGAAGTGTGAGCATAATTAATTTGGAGGTATTGTCtaaagaagattgttggttggTGTTTagtaaaatagcattttttgaTAGGGATCCTAAGCAACGTGAGCAACTAGAAGACCTCGGCACGCAAATAGTAGAAAAATGCAAAGGTTTGCCACTTGCCGCTAAGACTCTAGGGAGTCTCATGCAGTTCAAGAGAAGTAGAGAAGAAtggaagagtattttggatAACAATTTTTGGGAATTTGAAGATGTAGAAAGAAGTCTTTATGCACCGTTATTATTGAGTTATTATGATTTATCCTCACCATTGAGACGGTGCTTCTCATTTTGTGCTGTTTTTCCCAAAGATTATGTCTTTTCTAGCGATGAATTGGTATTTATGTGGATGTCACAAGGATATATCAAGCCGAAGGCAAATATGGAGATAGAAATCATTGCTAGAGAGTACTTTGAAAATTTAGCTATACGATCTTTCTTCCAAGAatttgagaaagatgaagatgatgaccAAATAATAAGGTGCAAAATGCATGACATAGTGCATGACTTTGCACAATTAATATCAAAAAATGAATGCTTCACAATCAATAGTGACATGGACTTGGGAGTAGATTATAAAAATGCCCGTCATCTGTGGTTAAAAATTCCCAAAGATATCCAATTTCTTGAGTCCATTTGTAGTGCAAAAAATTTACACACCCTCATTTTTGTACTTGAAGGTGGTTATAACTTATTTACTTTATCCCAGCATTTTAGATGTTTACGGGTATTAACTTTGTATTGTGGATATCATAGTATGTTAATGGGACTTCCAGATGCAGTGGGAAATTTCATACATTTGAGGTATCTCTATTTAGTCAATTATTATGGAGATGCATTGCCTGAAACCATTTGTAATCTTTGCAATTTACAAATTTTGCATATTAAATTTGCTGGTGGGTTACTAAAATTGCCACAAGGGAtggataaattaattaacctaAGACATTTTAAGTTGGATTGCAAAACCTATAGGGatccaaatataaattttccaaGAGGGTTTGGGAGATTGACTTCTCTTAGAACATTAAAGTATTTCCACATAAATGGTGAGGATGATAGATGTAAATTGGGAGAATTAAGAAATTTGGACCACCTTAAAGGGACTCTTCAAATAAATGGGTTGGAGAACGTGGTAGATCAATGTGAGGCCACAAATGCACaactaaagaagaagataaatctTCGTACTTTGAAGCTATTGTTTCACCCAAACAAATGGGATTTTGAGGAAATAACAAGGGGGATGGATGCATTAGTTCTGAATGCCTTAGAGCCACCTCCTAACTTGGAAGATTTAAGCATTCGTTACTACAAGGGACCGACAATGTCTCCTTGGATGGTGTCCTTGACCAATTTgaaaaaccttaattttgagtatttatttatAGAGCATTTTCCTCCTCTGGGGAAACTTCCGGTCCTCGAATCATTGAGAATAGAGAGGATTAATAGATTGAAAAAGTTAGGGGTTGAATTTATGGGAATAGAAGAATCTGAAAAGAAGGAGAAAGACGATATATCAATAACGCTATTCCCAAATTTGATATTTCTCGAAATTTATGAATTAATAGAGTGGGAAGAATGGAATGGGattggaggagaagaagaagaagaagaagaagactgtACCAGAAGATTCACTATAATGCCACGTCTTCAACATTTGAGTATCAGGAGTTGCCCAAAGTTAAAGTCGCTACCGAACTTCCTTCGTACAACTCCATTACAGCATTTGGAGATCCAAAACTGTCAAATTCTGGAGGAACGCTACAAAAGAGGGACAGGAGAGGAATGGCCCAAGATTTCCCACATCCCTAACATCATGATCGGTTACAAGTATGTGCAAAGAGACAGTCGAGAGTATAAAATTGATTCATATCTCAAG ACTAATTTGAAATAA